A genome region from Rubinisphaera margarita includes the following:
- a CDS encoding acyl carrier protein, whose product MTPAEIRQVIIDILSKIAPDEDLSNLDDEKPFRDQMELDSMDFLDIVMELRKQYRIQIPEEDYHHLVTMKSTVDYLTPRLKDA is encoded by the coding sequence ATGACACCGGCAGAAATCCGGCAGGTTATCATCGACATCCTCAGCAAAATCGCTCCCGACGAAGACCTGTCGAATCTGGACGATGAAAAGCCCTTCCGCGACCAGATGGAACTCGATTCGATGGACTTCCTCGACATCGTGATGGAACTTCGCAAGCAGTATCGCATCCAGATTCCTGAAGAAGACTACCATCATCTGGTGACCATGAAGAGCACCGTCGATTACCTCACGCCGCGTCTGAAGGACGCCTGA